One Chitinophagaceae bacterium genomic region harbors:
- a CDS encoding universal stress protein, producing MIKRIVVPTDFSEEANYALDSAILLAEEYRSSIDLIHIIEDNTSSIAKLLGEEDELENPHHLRIKQVVLKKMEEIIDTNKKFQVEIKPVIEVANKFIKIIDIIKYMNTNLVIMGSKGSDGLEEVFVGSNADKITRYAHCPVITVKYRCDLRKIKNIVYPTDLEQEQEVVIKHLKHFQNLLKARIHILKVYTSALNVEGEVKTNIHKYADYFDITNYTVNTIFDEKESEGILDFAQSVDADIIAMGTHSKKGISAFFGGMISKNIVNHSPIPTWTKTMDINIPTY from the coding sequence ATGATAAAAAGAATCGTAGTCCCTACCGATTTTTCTGAAGAAGCAAATTATGCCTTAGACAGTGCTATTTTATTAGCCGAAGAATACCGATCTTCCATAGATTTAATACATATAATAGAAGATAATACAAGTAGTATAGCAAAACTACTCGGTGAAGAGGATGAATTAGAAAACCCCCATCATCTCCGTATAAAACAAGTGGTATTAAAAAAAATGGAAGAAATTATCGATACGAATAAAAAGTTCCAAGTGGAAATAAAGCCTGTGATAGAGGTTGCAAATAAATTCATAAAAATTATTGATATCATAAAATATATGAATACCAACCTGGTAATAATGGGATCCAAAGGATCAGATGGATTAGAAGAAGTATTTGTTGGTTCTAATGCAGATAAAATAACACGGTATGCGCACTGTCCCGTGATAACTGTTAAATATAGATGCGATTTACGGAAAATTAAAAATATAGTTTATCCAACAGATTTAGAGCAAGAACAAGAAGTGGTTATAAAACACCTAAAACACTTCCAAAATCTTTTGAAAGCCCGTATACATATACTCAAAGTATACACATCTGCACTCAATGTAGAAGGAGAAGTAAAAACAAATATACACAAATATGCCGACTACTTTGATATAACAAACTATACAGTAAATACTATATTTGATGAAAAAGAATCAGAGGGGATTTTGGATTTTGCACAATCTGTAGACGCAGATATTATTGCTATGGGAACCCACTCTAAAAAAGGAATCTCTGCTTTTTTTGGTGGAATGATATCTAAAAATATAGTGAATCACTCCCCTATTCCCACATGGACAAAAACAATGGATATTAATATTCCTACGTACTAA
- a CDS encoding DEAD/DEAH box helicase, with the protein MNQFSELGLSEPLLKALTDMGFVTPSSIQEKSIPILLSNDKDFIGLANTGTGKTAAFGLPLLQAIDTSIDNTQAIILCPTRELGQQIAKQMQEFAKYLSRVKIEVVYGGASIVNQIKAIRSGVHIIVATPGRLIDLLERKVVRLEKIKYFILDEADEMLQMGFKEAIDTILSHTSQDKLTWLFSATMPKEIRQISKMYMNNPVEVSLTVNQTVNANIEHQYSVVKASDKIEALKRIIDNDLEMFGIIFCRTKLDTQHVATELTKDGYHAEALHGDLSQSQRDYVMQKFKAHTLRLLVATDVAARGIDVNDLTHVIHFSLPDDMDYYTHRSGRTARAGKKGISISLITRMDIRKIKFIEQSLKILFHKVKIPGTIQIRKNRITHWASRILDVEIKENLAPEILHQVEALLETITKTELIQKLVTLELDKLGYTSSERDLNDDAIDRDRDRKASSPYEKYPNDRNSRNNRSSYKGENSFDKKYKNDNSSYRNNDTEREYSEKRKAYEMTNFSINIGQADDMNKGDLLRFICDTTNLRKENIGLLNLQKNVSHFEVDKRYVEKVIKCFKGIRFEGRELRVNMESKYK; encoded by the coding sequence ATGAATCAATTTTCAGAATTAGGATTATCAGAACCATTATTAAAAGCCTTAACAGATATGGGATTTGTTACCCCATCATCTATACAAGAAAAATCAATTCCTATACTTTTATCGAACGATAAAGATTTTATAGGACTTGCAAACACAGGAACCGGAAAAACAGCCGCATTTGGATTACCACTTTTACAAGCAATAGATACCTCCATTGATAATACTCAGGCAATAATTTTATGTCCAACCAGAGAATTAGGACAGCAGATAGCAAAGCAAATGCAGGAGTTTGCAAAATATCTTTCTCGCGTAAAAATAGAGGTCGTATACGGAGGAGCATCGATTGTCAATCAAATAAAAGCAATTAGAAGCGGGGTGCATATTATAGTAGCCACTCCAGGACGGCTTATAGATTTATTAGAAAGAAAAGTAGTTCGTTTAGAAAAAATAAAATACTTTATTTTAGATGAAGCAGATGAAATGCTTCAAATGGGATTTAAAGAAGCCATAGATACTATCCTTTCACATACATCACAAGATAAACTCACATGGCTTTTTTCGGCAACTATGCCAAAAGAAATCAGACAAATTTCTAAAATGTATATGAACAACCCTGTAGAAGTGTCTCTCACCGTCAATCAAACAGTCAATGCGAATATTGAACATCAGTATTCTGTAGTAAAAGCATCAGATAAAATAGAAGCCCTCAAAAGAATCATAGATAATGATTTAGAAATGTTTGGAATTATCTTTTGCAGAACCAAATTAGATACCCAACACGTAGCTACGGAACTCACAAAAGATGGTTATCACGCAGAAGCCCTTCATGGAGACCTCTCTCAATCACAAAGGGACTATGTAATGCAAAAATTTAAGGCACATACTCTCCGGCTTTTAGTAGCAACCGATGTAGCAGCAAGAGGCATAGATGTAAATGATCTTACCCACGTCATTCATTTTTCACTTCCCGATGATATGGATTACTACACTCACCGTAGCGGTAGAACAGCAAGAGCAGGAAAAAAAGGAATATCTATTTCTCTCATCACAAGGATGGATATACGCAAAATAAAATTTATAGAGCAAAGTTTAAAGATATTATTTCATAAAGTAAAAATACCAGGAACAATCCAAATTAGAAAAAACAGAATAACCCATTGGGCTTCCCGAATATTAGACGTAGAAATAAAAGAAAATCTTGCACCTGAAATCCTCCATCAAGTAGAAGCACTCTTAGAAACTATAACAAAAACAGAACTTATACAAAAATTAGTCACCTTAGAACTTGATAAACTCGGCTACACCAGCTCCGAAAGAGACCTAAACGACGATGCTATAGACAGAGATAGGGATAGAAAGGCAAGTTCTCCGTATGAAAAATATCCAAATGATAGAAACTCACGAAATAATAGAAGTTCCTACAAGGGCGAAAACTCTTTTGATAAAAAATATAAAAATGATAATTCCTCTTATAGAAATAATGATACCGAAAGAGAATATTCAGAAAAGAGAAAGGCATACGAAATGACAAATTTTTCTATCAATATAGGACAAGCAGACGATATGAACAAAGGGGATTTATTACGTTTTATATGCGATACCACTAATTTAAGAAAAGAAAATATTGGACTTCTCAATCTTCAAAAAAATGTTTCTCATTTTGAAGTAGATAAAAGATACGTAGAAAAAGTTATCAAATGCTTTAAAGGAATACGGTTTGAAGGGAGAGAACTCCGTGTAAATATGGAAAGTAAATATAAATAA